A part of Rhinolophus ferrumequinum isolate MPI-CBG mRhiFer1 chromosome 11, mRhiFer1_v1.p, whole genome shotgun sequence genomic DNA contains:
- the SVIP gene encoding small VCP/p97-interacting protein: protein MGLCFPCPGESTPPSPDPEEKRAKLAEAAERRQKEAASRGILDVQSVEGKRKKKEKIEKQIATSGPPPEGGLRWTVS, encoded by the exons ATGGGGCTGTGTTTTCCCTGTCCCGGGGAGTCCACGCCTCCCTCGCCGGACCCG gaagagaaaagagcaaagcTTGCAGAGGctgcagagagaagacagaaggag GCTGCATCTCGGGGCATTTTGGATGTTCAGTctgtggaaggaaagagaaagaaaaaggaaaaaatagaaaaacaaattgctACGTCTGGGCCCCCACCAGAAGGTGGACTTAGA tgGACAGTTTCATAA